In Zingiber officinale cultivar Zhangliang chromosome 8B, Zo_v1.1, whole genome shotgun sequence, a single genomic region encodes these proteins:
- the LOC122013751 gene encoding uncharacterized protein LOC122013751 gives MGFSGSVKKKGGTMRLCIDYGQLDRQKSYADRRRRPLEFSVGDHVFLRVSPTKGVKRFGLRGKLAPRYIGPFEILERIGAVAYRLALPPSLSGVHDVFHVSMLRRYVPDPTHVLADIPVPVQPDITYEEVPVRILDRKERQLRNKTIRLVKVGWQHHSDEEATWELEDTIRARYPH, from the exons atggggttctccggttcTGTCAAGAAGAAaggcggcaccatgaggttatgtattgactacgggCAGTTG gatcgtcagaagagttatgctgatcggagacgcagaccactagagttctctgttggcgaccatgtatttttgcgagtttcacccacgaaaggggtgaagagatttggcctcagaggtaagctagctccgcggtacattggccctttcgagattttggagaggatcggagcggtagcttaccgattggcactaccaccgtccctgtcaggcgttcacgatgtatttcacgtatcgatgctgaggagatacgtgcctgatccgacacatgtgctggcagatattccagttccagttcagccagacattacatatgaggaggttccggtacggatactcgaccggaaagagcgtcagttgcggaacaagactatccgactggttaaagtcggatggcagcatcattcggacgaggaggctacttgggagctcgaggatactatccgagctcgatatccccat